A single genomic interval of Terriglobus albidus harbors:
- a CDS encoding radical SAM protein yields MPLRRRVRGAMRRMRELGSIAHALLSTGHPYMAQIVPMRRCNLACAYCNEYDDHSKPVPLDEMLRRIDDLGRLGTSVITISGGEPLLHPELDQIIARIRKTGAIAGMITNGYLLNAERIQRLNKAGLDHMQISIDNVMPDEVSKKSLKVLDQRLVWLAEHADFHVNINSVVGGGIQNPQDAYTISQRALGLGFSSTIGIIHDGDGQLKPLGGEERTVWDAVRKLTRRSYSRFNHFQEAIANGKTNDWRCRAGGRYLYVCENGLVHYCSQQRGFPATPLSQYTTADVKREFLTEKTCSPSCTISCVHQVSYIDHWRAPQTSQTSPGAPAGHGELVQIQ; encoded by the coding sequence ATGCCGCTCCGCCGCCGCGTAAGGGGCGCTATGCGCCGTATGCGCGAGCTGGGCTCAATTGCCCATGCGTTGCTCTCCACCGGCCATCCCTACATGGCGCAGATTGTGCCCATGCGCCGCTGCAACCTGGCCTGTGCCTACTGCAACGAGTATGACGACCACTCGAAGCCGGTGCCGCTGGACGAGATGCTGCGCCGTATCGACGACCTGGGCCGCCTGGGCACCTCGGTGATTACGATCTCCGGCGGTGAGCCGCTGTTGCATCCGGAGCTGGACCAGATCATTGCGCGTATCCGCAAGACCGGCGCCATCGCCGGCATGATCACCAACGGTTATCTGCTGAACGCCGAACGTATCCAGCGCCTGAACAAGGCCGGGCTGGATCACATGCAGATCTCGATCGACAACGTCATGCCGGACGAGGTCTCGAAGAAGTCGCTCAAGGTGCTGGACCAGCGCCTGGTGTGGCTGGCGGAGCATGCCGACTTCCACGTGAACATCAACTCCGTGGTCGGCGGCGGCATCCAGAATCCGCAGGATGCTTACACCATCTCGCAGCGTGCCCTGGGACTTGGTTTCAGCTCGACCATCGGCATCATCCACGATGGTGACGGACAGTTGAAGCCGCTGGGCGGCGAAGAGCGCACGGTGTGGGATGCGGTCCGTAAGCTGACGCGCCGCAGCTACTCGCGCTTCAACCATTTCCAGGAAGCGATTGCGAACGGCAAGACCAACGACTGGCGCTGCCGCGCCGGCGGACGCTATCTCTACGTCTGCGAGAACGGCCTGGTGCACTATTGCAGCCAGCAGCGCGGCTTCCCTGCAACGCCGTTGTCGCAGTACACCACGGCGGATGTAAAGCGCGAGTTCCTGACGGAGAAGACCTGCAGCCCGAGCTGCACCATCAGCTGCGTGCATCAGGTCAGCTACATCGACCACTGGCGCGCTCCGCAGACCAGCCAGACCAGCCCCGGAGCTCCGGCAGGTCATGGCGAGCTGGTGCAGATTCAGTAG
- a CDS encoding ligand-binding sensor domain-containing diguanylate cyclase, with amino-acid sequence MMQVDSPFLNAVIKLLQSVLRWSSRLAPMAVLCAAACAQEYSFQVYDQSSGFKDRAIFCMEQDADGSLWFCTRHALYRFNGHSLEEHTELVPEKEALGHLKIDAADGMWVATNSSLRYGRPGALAEVAKVAVDEVVPIRKGEALLIVEGRIERIRQKAEGWERTPYLPEAEIRAHPELRKLEHLSMDRDGAIWTGCEQKICRIENGKVTVWDDLPPDDWTAFLKDRQGAVWARGRQHTSVMHGERFILRDNPDSLRLRQDADLASLAEDKDGRILTFLGDEVASWDGNRWTNYRPGQYTGYPISFVRTDRNGSVWIGRAAIGVMRWVGYGQTEHWTRTTGLASNLIYAVTRDHQGRVWIGGVAGIDVLQDGLVVKSYRNSDAQQTRSLVTTADGTVWAGTSVGGLLRFRNGGEPVLQAHDLPHITSMLPDSKGHLWLCTWEGIYRVDVATGKVQPDALLVRDSDSTPGGNEDANGNLWFISPGQLIRRAVDGTWSLPQRDGKSVLESSFVSTIDRQQRLWANSTNGYLRRFQIKDGEIVSEEPVITPSSHLRTHYILATDSRGWVWFGTDQGLDIFNGRTWLHITEDDGLIADDTDAYAFLADPDGGVWIGTSRGITHFLHPEKLFQEESLHAQIRSANFAGKAIDPSHAASLAWERGALDVSFQVAEDPAPYNLRFTYRLAGHEDDWQTTHERTVRFAALPPGQYHFEFYAENLGHGVRSAPVSFDLVIRPPWWRSAWAYAAALMLAVLIAIALWLWRTTHLRRRQHELEHVVALRTEELRNEKNELLAAREELRERAERDGLTRLWNRHTILDILDRERERADRSGEPLIIVLADLDYFKRINDNYGHLAGDEVLRTVTARIESWVRSYDFIGRFGGEELLMVFPGLSLEQAGERLEVLRKIINQDPYAITGGSIWVTCSFGVAEVYPDMTREQAIHAADEALYQAKADGRDCIRFAEVGV; translated from the coding sequence ATGATGCAGGTTGATTCACCTTTCCTCAACGCCGTGATCAAGTTGCTGCAATCTGTTCTGCGTTGGTCGAGCAGGCTGGCGCCGATGGCCGTGCTGTGTGCGGCGGCCTGCGCGCAGGAGTATTCGTTTCAGGTCTACGACCAGTCGTCAGGCTTCAAAGACCGCGCCATCTTCTGCATGGAGCAGGATGCGGACGGCTCCCTATGGTTCTGCACACGGCATGCACTGTACCGCTTTAACGGCCACAGTCTTGAGGAACATACCGAGCTGGTGCCCGAGAAGGAAGCACTGGGGCATCTGAAGATCGACGCGGCAGACGGGATGTGGGTCGCTACGAACTCCTCTTTGCGCTACGGCCGCCCCGGCGCCCTTGCTGAAGTTGCAAAGGTGGCGGTCGATGAGGTCGTGCCCATCCGCAAGGGGGAAGCCCTCCTTATTGTTGAGGGGCGAATCGAGAGAATCCGGCAGAAAGCAGAAGGATGGGAAAGAACGCCGTACCTGCCAGAGGCGGAGATACGGGCGCATCCGGAGCTGAGGAAGCTTGAACATCTCAGCATGGATCGCGATGGTGCGATCTGGACGGGTTGCGAACAGAAGATCTGCCGCATCGAGAACGGCAAGGTCACCGTATGGGACGATCTGCCGCCCGATGATTGGACGGCTTTTCTGAAAGATCGGCAGGGCGCGGTATGGGCTCGTGGCCGGCAACACACCTCCGTGATGCATGGGGAACGGTTTATCCTTCGCGACAACCCGGACTCTCTCCGTCTGAGGCAGGATGCCGATCTCGCCTCGCTGGCCGAAGATAAAGACGGCCGAATCCTCACCTTTCTGGGAGACGAGGTCGCCAGCTGGGATGGCAACCGATGGACCAACTATCGGCCAGGGCAATACACCGGTTATCCCATCTCGTTTGTTCGTACTGATCGTAACGGTTCTGTCTGGATCGGACGTGCGGCGATCGGCGTCATGCGCTGGGTGGGCTACGGACAGACGGAGCACTGGACGCGCACCACAGGGCTGGCCAGCAACCTGATCTATGCGGTGACCCGCGACCATCAGGGTCGCGTCTGGATCGGCGGCGTTGCCGGCATTGACGTATTGCAGGACGGCCTGGTGGTAAAGAGCTACCGCAACAGCGATGCACAGCAGACGCGGTCCCTCGTAACAACCGCTGATGGCACCGTCTGGGCGGGGACCTCTGTTGGCGGCCTGTTGCGATTCCGCAATGGAGGCGAGCCGGTGCTGCAGGCTCATGACCTTCCACACATCACCAGCATGCTGCCTGACAGCAAAGGCCATCTGTGGCTCTGCACCTGGGAGGGGATCTACCGTGTCGATGTTGCAACGGGCAAGGTGCAGCCGGATGCTCTTCTGGTGCGGGACTCAGACAGTACTCCCGGAGGAAACGAAGACGCTAACGGCAATCTCTGGTTTATCTCTCCTGGGCAGCTTATCCGGCGCGCAGTCGACGGCACATGGAGCCTGCCACAACGGGATGGCAAGTCAGTGCTGGAGAGCTCCTTCGTCTCCACCATCGACAGGCAGCAGCGGCTATGGGCAAATTCCACCAACGGCTATCTACGGCGTTTTCAGATCAAAGATGGAGAGATTGTTTCCGAGGAGCCTGTGATTACGCCGTCGAGCCATCTGCGAACGCACTACATCCTGGCGACAGATAGCCGAGGATGGGTGTGGTTCGGCACGGACCAGGGGCTCGATATCTTCAATGGCCGCACCTGGCTGCACATTACCGAAGATGATGGCCTGATTGCGGACGATACGGACGCATATGCGTTCCTGGCTGATCCCGATGGTGGTGTATGGATTGGCACCAGCCGCGGCATCACGCATTTTCTGCACCCGGAAAAGCTCTTCCAGGAAGAGTCGCTGCACGCGCAGATACGGTCTGCCAACTTTGCCGGCAAAGCCATCGATCCATCGCACGCTGCGAGTCTCGCGTGGGAGCGTGGAGCGCTCGACGTCAGCTTTCAGGTTGCAGAAGATCCAGCGCCTTATAACCTGCGATTCACTTATCGCCTCGCCGGGCACGAAGACGACTGGCAGACAACGCATGAGCGCACGGTGAGGTTTGCCGCGCTGCCTCCGGGGCAGTATCACTTCGAGTTCTATGCCGAAAACCTGGGGCACGGTGTGCGCTCAGCTCCGGTCAGCTTCGATCTGGTTATCCGCCCACCATGGTGGCGTAGCGCTTGGGCGTATGCAGCCGCGCTGATGCTTGCTGTGCTGATCGCCATTGCGCTCTGGCTGTGGCGTACAACGCATCTGCGGCGTAGGCAGCATGAACTCGAGCACGTTGTTGCTCTTCGTACAGAAGAGCTGCGCAACGAAAAGAACGAGCTTCTCGCGGCTCGCGAAGAGCTGCGAGAGAGGGCTGAGCGTGATGGACTGACGCGGCTGTGGAACCGTCACACCATCCTGGATATTCTGGATCGCGAGCGGGAGCGTGCGGATCGGAGTGGCGAGCCGCTGATCATCGTTCTTGCGGATCTCGATTACTTCAAGCGCATCAATGACAACTACGGTCATCTTGCCGGCGATGAGGTATTGCGTACGGTTACCGCAAGGATCGAGAGCTGGGTGCGGTCCTATGACTTCATCGGCCGCTTCGGCGGCGAAGAGTTGTTGATGGTCTTTCCCGGTCTCAGCCTGGAGCAGGCCGGCGAGCGCCTGGAAGTGCTGCGCAAGATCATCAACCAGGATCCATATGCCATCACCGGTGGAAGTATCTGGGTTACCTGCAGCTTTGGCGTAGCAGAGGTCTATCCCGATATGACGCGGGAGCAGGCGATTCACGCAGCCGACGAAGCGCTGTATCAGGCCAAGGCCGACGGCCGCGACTGCATCCGGTTCGCCGAAGTCGGCGTTTAG
- a CDS encoding right-handed parallel beta-helix repeat-containing protein: MRNTFSFLFSVLLLFAAVFLDVPMTRGQSLAAAVASTPSGGTLVLSPGTYTVTSNISRTTPITITCQGGAIIQSDINFLSLTGGAGGSAISGCDFEPVSTFHVCTVSQITSGACSSYPVIALTRFPGDVIGYEPTSNDGDIWPYLTATQKSNNGLGPHINAFVPNFTFSGNTGKRLYVQVAGASFQAYNNNFVGGPSTFGCLEDSDNSGQQDITGVKIHDNTIIDCQYAGIAVGNTYAADIYNNHIDYNGGPAILTIQSFAQFGNVYFNIHDNEGSYNYQGGLDAQADFPATGTEPTHGIIHHNNFSNNGTTATNAQGIATLGDYIQVTDNVLEHNACGGFSHYGGNYLVFTGNIIFSNYPSGPSGCGINNDVNINAIANSSGNSYGQSPIIAHNQISAAGNYAIDIEPSITNPVLVGNIATGKTIRVLTPTLTESGDFDSNGPMGTFQKNYLMPGEFSNQGWYHLGTIDLNSDLNVTIFFASGHGANVGSNQHGFGIFEARSAGGAGTPNISGATLWNFGSNANTAMQLVATGASTSASNTKWEVWIQAQSGSSCCSFASGDFRVMTGGNSTWTPDPSLTYSSSTPGVTPNTYVNVGIQNFIDASGTIYPAKLNQSQGNAFAGTCSMSGSSSCSFSINFPYANNPIGIASPQGAIYTGGAASCSVSGTTATINVPTANSLVWGCVLVGNPN, translated from the coding sequence ATGCGAAATACATTTTCTTTCTTGTTTTCCGTCCTACTTCTTTTTGCTGCGGTATTCCTCGATGTTCCGATGACTCGGGGGCAGTCTCTTGCTGCCGCGGTCGCAAGTACCCCCTCAGGTGGAACACTCGTTCTGTCGCCTGGGACATATACAGTAACGTCAAACATCTCACGCACAACCCCTATCACTATTACCTGTCAGGGAGGAGCGATCATTCAATCGGATATAAATTTCCTTTCCCTTACTGGAGGCGCAGGGGGATCCGCAATTTCCGGGTGCGACTTCGAGCCGGTATCAACCTTCCATGTATGTACGGTCTCTCAAATAACATCCGGGGCATGCAGCTCCTACCCTGTCATCGCTCTTACTCGATTCCCAGGGGACGTCATTGGATATGAGCCCACGTCGAATGATGGCGACATTTGGCCGTATCTCACGGCAACACAAAAAAGCAACAACGGTCTTGGCCCACATATCAATGCGTTCGTCCCAAACTTCACCTTTTCAGGTAACACCGGCAAACGATTATATGTACAGGTTGCTGGAGCGAGCTTCCAGGCATACAACAATAACTTTGTCGGGGGCCCTTCAACTTTCGGTTGCTTGGAAGACTCAGATAATAGTGGGCAGCAAGACATTACCGGGGTAAAGATTCACGACAATACAATTATTGATTGCCAGTATGCGGGCATCGCCGTTGGAAATACTTACGCGGCTGACATCTACAACAACCACATTGATTACAACGGCGGACCGGCAATTTTAACAATCCAGAGCTTTGCACAATTCGGAAATGTCTACTTCAACATTCACGACAATGAAGGAAGCTACAACTATCAGGGCGGCTTGGATGCGCAGGCCGACTTTCCCGCCACAGGAACCGAACCCACACATGGAATCATCCATCACAATAACTTCTCTAACAATGGGACAACTGCAACAAACGCACAGGGGATTGCGACCCTCGGCGACTACATACAGGTAACAGATAATGTTCTCGAACATAATGCTTGCGGAGGATTTTCGCACTATGGCGGCAATTACCTTGTGTTTACGGGCAACATCATCTTCTCGAATTATCCCAGTGGCCCATCCGGGTGCGGCATCAATAACGATGTCAATATCAACGCGATAGCCAACTCCTCTGGCAATAGCTATGGCCAGTCGCCTATCATTGCCCATAACCAGATATCGGCTGCTGGGAACTATGCAATTGATATAGAGCCAAGCATTACGAACCCTGTTCTAGTTGGAAATATAGCAACAGGGAAAACCATCCGCGTTCTGACACCCACACTCACTGAGTCCGGAGATTTTGATTCGAACGGCCCCATGGGAACTTTCCAGAAAAATTACCTCATGCCTGGCGAGTTCAGTAACCAAGGCTGGTACCACCTCGGCACCATAGATCTGAATAGCGATCTCAATGTAACCATTTTCTTTGCCTCGGGCCACGGAGCAAATGTCGGATCGAACCAACATGGATTCGGTATCTTTGAAGCACGCTCCGCAGGTGGCGCTGGAACTCCTAATATTTCGGGAGCCACATTGTGGAACTTCGGATCAAACGCCAACACCGCAATGCAACTGGTAGCGACCGGCGCTAGCACATCCGCCTCCAACACGAAATGGGAAGTCTGGATCCAGGCACAGAGCGGATCAAGCTGCTGCTCCTTTGCCAGCGGTGACTTCCGTGTCATGACGGGAGGAAATTCGACGTGGACGCCTGACCCGAGTCTCACCTATTCCTCATCAACTCCCGGAGTAACCCCAAATACTTATGTCAATGTCGGTATTCAAAACTTTATCGATGCTTCCGGGACCATCTATCCTGCAAAGCTAAACCAAAGCCAGGGGAACGCGTTTGCTGGCACATGCAGCATGAGTGGCAGTAGCTCGTGTTCATTCAGTATCAACTTCCCATATGCCAACAACCCTATCGGCATCGCCTCGCCCCAAGGAGCAATTTATACGGGCGGCGCAGCCTCCTGCTCAGTATCTGGGACAACCGCAACCATCAACGTTCCAACCGCAAATTCACTCGTGTGGGGATGCGTGCTTGTTGGAAATCCCAACTAG
- a CDS encoding amidohydrolase family protein translates to MIHSRRAFLASTGVLMAGAALPAMAEAAPQTIDSHVHVWIKDPRFPFAEGANVPEGVDASVETLLRRMEANQVARTVLIQVIHYKWDNRYLVDCLKRFPGKFAGVCRVNPETPDAADQLIYWVSQGCDGVRLSPAADASGDWIRRPRMYSLWAQCERLHVPMTLLLPASRLPDVRPLIDKNQGLTVVIDHMADCSIGDTASLARLLDLARYPRVFVKITHLWSLSKQGYPFRDSYEMVARIRDAFGSQRIMGGTDWPIKTELASYEQRLALYREEIPFFNAEERKDVLYRTAQRVWPSSR, encoded by the coding sequence ATGATTCACAGCCGCCGGGCCTTTCTCGCAAGCACAGGGGTGCTCATGGCAGGTGCTGCTCTGCCTGCGATGGCAGAGGCCGCGCCGCAGACTATCGATTCCCATGTACATGTCTGGATCAAAGATCCACGCTTCCCGTTTGCAGAAGGAGCCAACGTGCCGGAGGGCGTGGACGCTTCAGTCGAGACGCTGCTGCGGCGCATGGAGGCCAACCAGGTTGCGCGCACCGTCCTGATTCAGGTGATCCATTACAAGTGGGACAACCGCTATCTGGTGGATTGCCTCAAGCGGTTTCCCGGAAAGTTCGCCGGGGTGTGTCGCGTCAATCCAGAGACCCCGGATGCTGCGGACCAGTTGATCTACTGGGTGTCACAGGGATGCGACGGCGTGCGCTTGAGCCCCGCTGCCGATGCCTCCGGTGATTGGATTCGCAGACCGCGCATGTATTCGTTGTGGGCTCAGTGTGAGCGGTTGCACGTACCTATGACGCTGCTGCTGCCGGCTTCGCGGTTGCCGGACGTGCGTCCCCTAATCGACAAAAATCAGGGACTTACGGTCGTGATCGACCACATGGCCGACTGTTCCATCGGAGATACAGCTTCGCTTGCTAGGTTGTTGGATCTGGCTCGTTATCCGCGGGTTTTCGTCAAGATCACACATCTTTGGTCGCTCTCGAAGCAGGGTTATCCGTTCCGCGACAGCTATGAGATGGTGGCGCGGATTCGCGATGCTTTCGGATCCCAGCGCATTATGGGCGGCACCGACTGGCCTATTAAGACAGAGCTCGCAAGTTACGAACAACGGCTGGCGCTCTATCGCGAAGAGATCCCGTTTTTCAATGCGGAAGAGAGGAAGGATGTCCTCTATCGCACCGCGCAGCGAGTGTGGCCGTCGAGCCGTTAG
- a CDS encoding APC family permease, whose translation MSILDKVVGSALATEEEHGQRISAKTGVAVFGLDALSSAAYGPEAALTLLIPLGFLGSSYLLPITAVVILLLTIVFFSYRQTIDAYPNGGGSYSVAGANLGTTFGLLAGAALMIDYILNVAVGIAAGVGAIVSAVPALQSHMVALCVGILLLLAFLNLRGVKDTGVAFVLPTYWFVFALVALIVAGGWKILSSHGHVVPVVALPLPSAATLAVPGLWLVLKAFASGCTAMTGVEAVSNGVTAFQQPASNLAKRSLTIIIGVLIALLAGLAWLVHAYGVTATDPTAPGYQSVLSILLGAVAGRGTFYYFAMIGITLVLCLSANTSYADFPRLCRVMALDSFLPSVFRVRGRRLVYTHGIVALTVFAGALLIGFGGITDRLIPLFAVGAFLAFTLSQAGMVVHWWRRKKFAMASVNAIGAAATGMTVLIVMVAKFRDGAWITLILIPVLYALMVSIRLHYHRVAKNITTCAPLTVRSKEEPIVILPIDRWSRVSRKALSFAMRISSDVRAVHVDGCGSHTMLESQWPEVVEEPARVAGVPAPTLTTLHSPYRFVVHPVLKFVFEVERQNPDSLIAVVIPELVERRWYHHLLHNQRSAIIKATLFLRGTKRMMVINVPWYVERGDQEALAAAERSQATRGPRRPGVLAASTD comes from the coding sequence ATGTCGATTCTCGATAAGGTGGTAGGTTCAGCCCTTGCAACGGAAGAAGAACACGGACAACGAATCTCAGCAAAGACAGGCGTAGCGGTCTTCGGGCTCGATGCCCTTAGCTCCGCGGCGTATGGTCCTGAAGCTGCGTTGACCCTTCTTATCCCACTAGGGTTTCTGGGCAGTTCCTATCTGCTTCCCATTACTGCCGTTGTCATCCTACTGTTGACCATCGTCTTCTTCTCCTACCGGCAGACCATCGATGCTTATCCCAATGGCGGTGGATCGTATTCCGTGGCCGGAGCCAATCTGGGTACAACCTTCGGCCTGCTGGCCGGCGCAGCGCTGATGATTGATTACATCCTCAACGTCGCCGTAGGCATTGCCGCCGGTGTCGGTGCGATCGTCTCGGCTGTACCCGCGCTGCAGTCTCACATGGTGGCGCTTTGTGTCGGCATCCTGTTGCTGCTGGCGTTTCTCAACCTCCGCGGCGTGAAAGATACCGGTGTCGCCTTCGTTCTTCCCACATACTGGTTTGTCTTCGCCCTGGTTGCGTTGATTGTGGCTGGCGGATGGAAGATCCTTTCGTCGCATGGTCACGTGGTTCCTGTTGTCGCTCTTCCGCTTCCGAGCGCCGCCACACTTGCAGTGCCTGGTCTCTGGTTGGTGCTTAAGGCATTCGCCAGTGGATGTACCGCAATGACAGGAGTCGAAGCGGTAAGCAACGGCGTCACGGCCTTTCAGCAGCCGGCATCGAACCTTGCGAAACGCTCACTCACCATCATCATCGGTGTGCTCATCGCACTGCTTGCAGGGCTGGCATGGCTGGTTCACGCCTATGGTGTGACGGCCACTGATCCAACGGCCCCGGGATACCAGAGCGTGCTCTCCATCCTGTTGGGCGCGGTTGCGGGGCGCGGCACCTTCTACTACTTCGCGATGATTGGAATCACGCTGGTGCTGTGCCTTTCGGCCAATACCTCGTACGCTGACTTTCCGCGTCTGTGCCGGGTAATGGCGCTCGATAGTTTTCTTCCCTCGGTCTTTCGCGTGCGTGGCCGCCGGCTGGTCTATACCCACGGCATCGTGGCCCTTACCGTCTTCGCCGGAGCTCTGCTGATTGGCTTTGGCGGCATTACCGATCGATTGATTCCGCTCTTTGCCGTCGGCGCGTTCCTGGCTTTTACTCTCTCGCAAGCGGGTATGGTGGTGCACTGGTGGCGGCGTAAGAAGTTTGCGATGGCGAGCGTCAATGCCATTGGCGCTGCTGCTACTGGCATGACTGTTCTGATCGTGATGGTGGCCAAGTTCAGAGACGGCGCCTGGATCACGCTCATCCTCATTCCTGTTCTATATGCCCTGATGGTTTCTATCCGCCTTCACTATCATCGTGTGGCGAAGAACATCACCACGTGTGCTCCGCTGACGGTGCGATCGAAGGAAGAACCCATCGTCATTCTGCCGATCGATCGCTGGAGCCGGGTCTCGCGCAAGGCGCTTTCATTCGCGATGCGTATCTCTTCCGATGTGCGTGCAGTACATGTGGATGGATGCGGCAGCCACACCATGCTGGAGTCGCAATGGCCTGAGGTGGTGGAAGAGCCGGCGCGGGTGGCCGGAGTGCCCGCACCGACGCTCACGACGCTGCATTCGCCGTATCGCTTCGTGGTGCATCCGGTGTTAAAGTTCGTCTTCGAGGTCGAACGGCAGAATCCCGACAGCCTGATTGCCGTCGTGATTCCAGAGTTGGTCGAGCGCCGCTGGTATCACCATCTGCTGCATAACCAGCGGTCGGCGATAATCAAAGCCACGCTTTTCCTGAGAGGCACCAAACGCATGATGGTGATCAACGTGCCCTGGTATGTCGAGAGGGGCGATCAGGAAGCGCTGGCGGCTGCGGAACGGAGTCAGGCGACGAGGGGGCCACGGCGACCAGGAGTGTTGGCCGCTTCCACGGACTAA
- a CDS encoding PDZ domain-containing protein, whose amino-acid sequence MKYFPAHSISRLTIVAVALATGLCTAAAHAQEWSDQAPWRLVLVAGNRSAQGYLGVDFRDLSQDQISSLKLKDGRGVEVVMIDHDGPACKAGLREHDVILQMDGQPIENEDQLRRILHESSPGRRIALVVSRDGQQQTYQVTLANRSEIERKAWSQHFVVPDPAIDATGSSRREESSIARLGDKLLPSPSVIFGLPRIGVTLDPMEPQLAEFFGSPNGKGLLVRNVEPNSAAERAGMRAGDVVLKVNGVAVATRNDWLRALHDGKSKPVAVTILREKREQTLTVNLEDKKKGEMDDDQDRRHAMLFQFVL is encoded by the coding sequence ATGAAGTACTTTCCGGCGCATAGCATCTCTCGCCTGACGATCGTTGCCGTTGCCCTGGCAACCGGCCTCTGCACAGCCGCAGCCCACGCGCAGGAGTGGAGCGACCAGGCCCCATGGCGCCTGGTGCTGGTTGCGGGAAACCGCTCCGCGCAGGGCTATCTCGGCGTGGACTTCCGTGATCTTTCGCAGGACCAGATCTCATCTTTGAAGCTGAAAGATGGGCGTGGCGTCGAGGTGGTCATGATTGACCATGACGGCCCAGCTTGTAAGGCCGGCCTGCGGGAGCACGATGTGATTCTGCAGATGGACGGTCAGCCGATCGAGAACGAAGATCAGTTGCGCCGTATCCTGCACGAGTCGTCACCGGGCCGCAGGATTGCTCTCGTGGTCAGCCGCGACGGCCAGCAGCAGACCTACCAGGTAACGCTGGCGAATCGCAGCGAAATCGAGCGCAAGGCCTGGAGCCAGCACTTCGTGGTTCCGGACCCTGCGATTGATGCCACCGGCTCGTCACGCCGGGAGGAGAGCTCCATCGCCCGCCTCGGCGACAAGCTGCTTCCCAGCCCCTCGGTGATCTTTGGCCTGCCGCGGATCGGTGTCACCCTTGATCCCATGGAGCCGCAGCTTGCCGAGTTCTTCGGATCGCCCAATGGCAAGGGCTTGCTGGTACGTAATGTCGAGCCCAACAGCGCCGCCGAACGCGCCGGTATGAGGGCGGGAGACGTGGTGCTGAAGGTCAACGGCGTTGCCGTAGCCACCCGCAATGACTGGCTGCGCGCGCTGCACGATGGCAAGTCCAAGCCGGTCGCGGTGACTATCCTGCGCGAGAAGCGGGAGCAGACCCTGACGGTCAATCTCGAGGATAAGAAGAAGGGCGAGATGGACGACGATCAGGACCGCCGGCACGCCATGCTCTTTCAGTTTGTTCTGTAG
- a CDS encoding dihydrofolate reductase family protein translates to MSKVRVAGFGVSIDGFSAGLEQSLNDPIGKGGFEIFQWFFHTRTFKAMHSDDGGGSTDVDDSFAHRGMDNFGAFILGRNMFGPVRGPWPDDSWKGWWGSNPPYHAPTFVLTHYERPPLVMEGGTTFFFVTGGIEEALQRAKAAAKDKDVKIGGGVSTVREYVRAGHVDSIHLAVSPVFLGKGEPLFHGIDLPALGFSVTEKVVTEKATHIVLDKQ, encoded by the coding sequence ATGTCGAAGGTTCGTGTCGCAGGGTTTGGAGTATCCATCGATGGTTTCAGTGCAGGGTTGGAGCAGAGTCTTAACGATCCAATAGGTAAAGGCGGTTTTGAGATCTTTCAGTGGTTCTTTCACACCAGGACCTTCAAGGCCATGCATAGTGATGATGGCGGCGGCTCCACGGATGTGGACGACAGCTTCGCCCATCGCGGCATGGACAACTTCGGCGCCTTTATCCTGGGCCGCAATATGTTTGGCCCGGTCCGTGGACCGTGGCCGGATGACTCCTGGAAAGGCTGGTGGGGATCGAACCCGCCGTATCATGCTCCTACTTTTGTTCTGACACACTATGAGCGTCCACCGCTTGTGATGGAAGGCGGCACAACCTTCTTCTTCGTTACCGGCGGCATTGAAGAAGCGCTGCAACGCGCCAAGGCTGCCGCAAAAGATAAGGACGTAAAGATCGGCGGAGGCGTTTCGACAGTGCGCGAATACGTGCGCGCCGGACACGTCGACTCGATTCATCTGGCAGTATCGCCCGTCTTCCTCGGGAAAGGCGAACCACTCTTCCACGGCATCGACCTGCCGGCACTGGGCTTCTCTGTAACGGAGAAGGTTGTCACCGAGAAGGCAACGCACATCGTCCTGGACAAACAGTAG